From the Clostridiales bacterium FE2011 genome, one window contains:
- a CDS encoding helix-turn-helix transcriptional regulator, translated as MLKEQLRKARKAAGKTQKEVAAFLGVTESTYCGYETGKRHPDAIKLNKISKFLAVSGDVLLETGIDQEASSADHRSDVESVCLTPEELHILQCFRSLNASGRSLAVSTMTNMSSNPSLREESSNI; from the coding sequence ATGTTGAAAGAGCAACTTCGCAAAGCCAGAAAAGCCGCTGGCAAAACGCAGAAGGAAGTCGCCGCATTTTTGGGCGTTACTGAATCCACCTACTGCGGATACGAAACCGGCAAGAGACATCCGGATGCAATCAAACTCAATAAGATTTCCAAATTCTTGGCTGTATCCGGTGACGTTCTGCTTGAAACCGGGATCGATCAGGAAGCAAGCTCCGCTGATCATCGCAGCGACGTTGAATCTGTTTGCCTTACGCCTGAAGAGTTACACATCCTTCAGTGCTTCCGTTCGCTTAATGCATCCGGCAGATCCCTCGCTGTTTCCACAATGACCAACATGTCCTCAAACCCGAGCCTGCGGGAAGAATCATCAAACATATAA
- a CDS encoding modification methylase, translated as MADNTSLGAAKTAKNDEFYTQYSDIEAEMNAYVEFNPDVFRGKTILLPCDDPEWSNFTKYFASNFERFGLKKLISTSYAKSSGSKQLTMFESSSPLYDIDKHDTHGKLFTLVGDSDGSGNIDMDDIEFSGYLEGDGDFRSKEVCALRDEADMIITNPPFSLFREFLTWIMEAGKKFIILGNMNAITNKEMFPLLKRNSMWLGYKSLSQDMYFHVSEQYQSWLRCNKKEGSAYKIINDVVMGRLASACWFTNIDHGKRHEKLLLDTLAHNLKFNKKLKKKLEQDGLSTYAHYANCNAIEVPFVECIPSDYDGIMGVPITFMDRYNPEQFDILGLDYDKDIESNEGLDSEFVKKYYEQGNTGSICVGHPSLGYYNEQGKVFRTYRRILIRSKKGGNA; from the coding sequence ATGGCCGATAATACAAGTTTAGGCGCTGCGAAAACGGCAAAAAACGATGAGTTTTATACGCAGTATAGTGATATTGAAGCTGAGATGAACGCATACGTGGAATTCAATCCCGATGTGTTTCGCGGAAAGACGATTCTCCTTCCTTGTGATGATCCAGAATGGAGTAATTTTACAAAGTATTTTGCTTCTAATTTCGAACGCTTTGGACTGAAAAAATTGATATCTACATCCTATGCCAAGAGCTCCGGCAGCAAACAGTTAACCATGTTTGAATCCAGTTCTCCGTTATATGATATTGATAAGCATGATACGCATGGAAAACTGTTTACACTCGTCGGAGACTCTGATGGTTCCGGAAATATCGATATGGATGATATTGAATTCTCTGGATATCTGGAAGGCGATGGTGATTTCCGGTCAAAAGAAGTTTGCGCTTTACGTGATGAAGCGGATATGATTATCACAAATCCGCCATTTTCCCTTTTCAGGGAGTTTCTTACATGGATCATGGAAGCTGGAAAGAAGTTTATAATTTTGGGAAACATGAATGCAATCACAAATAAAGAAATGTTTCCTCTGTTAAAAAGGAATTCGATGTGGCTTGGATATAAATCCTTAAGTCAGGATATGTATTTTCACGTGTCTGAACAGTATCAGTCATGGTTACGTTGTAATAAAAAAGAAGGTTCTGCATATAAGATTATAAATGATGTTGTGATGGGGCGGTTGGCGTCAGCTTGCTGGTTTACAAATATTGATCATGGTAAACGACATGAAAAACTACTATTGGATACTTTGGCGCATAATCTAAAATTTAATAAGAAGTTGAAGAAGAAGTTAGAACAAGACGGCCTTTCAACATATGCACATTATGCAAATTGTAATGCTATAGAAGTTCCTTTTGTCGAATGTATACCGTCGGATTATGATGGAATTATGGGTGTTCCAATAACATTTATGGATAGATATAATCCCGAACAATTTGATATCTTGGGACTAGATTACGATAAGGATATTGAAAGTAATGAAGGCTTAGATTCAGAGTTTGTAAAGAAATATTATGAACAAGGAAATACAGGAAGTATTTGCGTTGGTCACCCGAGCCTAGGCTATTATAATGAACAAGGCAAAGTTTTCAGGACATATCGACGTATTCTCATTCGGTCGAAGAAGGGAGGTAACGCTTGA
- a CDS encoding DUF262 domain-containing protein: MKTTLHTDWTVGDVCKGFSFDRNEGKGLFGLNGQLIIQPEYQRNYIYGDGKRDVAVVESLLKGYPLGLLYFVLNSDGKYEVLDGQQRITSFARFVNQSWPFAVERNGKPRYFSSLDPDDQKKITDAVLTIYVCEGEPSEIQEWFETINIVGLPLAKQELRNASYHGPFVTKARAVFSNTGNANMNRWQTYVKGDPKRQAILETALDWVSDSNIDDYMAKHRQDTNIDELKNNFETVIDWVDSVFEYTGNEVCGLDWGRLYRQYHTNAYSKDAIADKVEELLGDPQVTNKRGVFEYVLGGEQDPSLLNVRVFDEKTKRAVYDKQTKDAQTKNESNCPLCAIGHDANAKRIYKINEMDADHVTAWSHGGATDASNCQMLCKTHNRAKGNK; the protein is encoded by the coding sequence ATGAAGACAACGCTTCATACTGATTGGACTGTCGGCGATGTCTGTAAAGGCTTCAGTTTTGATAGAAATGAAGGTAAAGGTTTGTTTGGGTTGAATGGTCAGCTGATTATTCAGCCGGAGTATCAGCGCAATTATATTTACGGCGATGGAAAGCGGGACGTAGCTGTTGTGGAGTCCCTGCTGAAAGGTTACCCGCTTGGGCTGCTCTACTTTGTCCTTAACAGTGATGGAAAGTACGAAGTCCTTGACGGTCAGCAGCGCATTACGTCCTTTGCCCGTTTTGTCAATCAGTCCTGGCCGTTTGCGGTAGAACGCAACGGCAAGCCGCGGTACTTTAGCAGCCTGGATCCTGATGACCAGAAGAAGATTACAGATGCCGTCCTGACGATTTACGTCTGTGAGGGCGAACCTTCCGAGATACAAGAATGGTTCGAGACGATCAATATTGTTGGCCTGCCGCTTGCAAAGCAGGAGCTCAGGAACGCATCATATCATGGGCCGTTCGTGACGAAGGCACGAGCAGTGTTCTCCAATACCGGTAATGCGAACATGAACCGTTGGCAGACGTACGTTAAGGGTGATCCGAAACGTCAGGCAATCCTTGAAACTGCATTGGATTGGGTTAGCGATAGTAACATTGATGATTATATGGCAAAACACCGGCAGGATACCAATATCGATGAGCTGAAGAACAATTTCGAGACGGTGATCGATTGGGTTGACTCCGTATTTGAGTACACGGGCAATGAAGTCTGTGGCCTTGATTGGGGGAGACTGTACCGGCAGTACCATACGAACGCATATTCCAAAGATGCTATTGCCGATAAGGTCGAGGAACTGCTCGGAGATCCGCAGGTAACAAATAAGCGGGGTGTCTTCGAATATGTTCTGGGCGGTGAACAGGATCCGTCGTTGTTGAACGTCCGAGTCTTTGATGAGAAGACGAAACGTGCAGTTTATGACAAGCAGACAAAGGATGCACAGACGAAGAACGAATCAAATTGTCCTCTGTGTGCAATTGGTCATGATGCTAATGCGAAGCGAATTTACAAGATTAATGAAATGGACGCTGATCACGTGACAGCCTGGTCACATGGCGGGGCAACGGATGCATCAAATTGTCAGATGCTTTGTAAGACGCATAACAGGGCGAAGGGAAACAAATAA
- a CDS encoding DUF4062 domain-containing protein, with protein sequence MDKKYQIYISSTYEDLREERNKVRDAILSMYHFPVGMEMFGAANEGQWEIIRETIENSDYYVLIIGHRYGTIIPNGPDKGISYTEKEYRYAKEKGIPILAFLIDEFVPVKAAYVENKHIKEFEKFKADVKRGRTVTWWKNADDLAQKVISALYKQIERTPRQGWIAEKIDIDKYEALKENLDLHKQVQMLRDEQKKLIDKYNELVNDYDDVQAMNDIFMYVMSNCRKALFDFYGRKISQEQFAELLREYLLTSPFKDR encoded by the coding sequence ATGGACAAGAAGTATCAGATTTATATATCTTCAACCTATGAAGATCTTCGGGAAGAACGTAATAAAGTACGGGACGCTATTCTGTCCATGTACCACTTTCCTGTAGGCATGGAAATGTTTGGAGCTGCCAATGAAGGACAATGGGAAATAATCAGGGAGACGATTGAGAATTCTGATTATTATGTTCTGATTATAGGTCACCGATACGGGACAATTATTCCAAATGGCCCCGATAAAGGAATCAGCTATACAGAAAAAGAATACAGGTATGCAAAAGAAAAAGGTATTCCTATTCTTGCATTCTTGATTGATGAATTTGTGCCTGTTAAGGCTGCATATGTAGAGAATAAGCATATCAAAGAGTTTGAAAAGTTTAAAGCTGACGTCAAAAGAGGGAGAACAGTAACTTGGTGGAAAAATGCTGACGATCTTGCGCAGAAAGTAATATCTGCTCTATACAAACAGATAGAGAGAACGCCCCGTCAAGGTTGGATAGCTGAAAAAATAGATATAGATAAATATGAGGCTCTAAAAGAAAATCTTGATTTACACAAACAAGTACAGATGCTTAGGGACGAACAGAAGAAACTTATTGATAAATATAATGAATTGGTGAATGACTATGATGATGTACAGGCAATGAATGATATATTCATGTATGTAATGAGTAACTGTAGAAAAGCATTATTTGATTTTTATGGGCGAAAAATCAGCCAAGAACAGTTTGCCGAGCTACTCCGTGAGTATCTTTTAACTTCTCCTTTTAAGGATAGGTGA
- a CDS encoding family 43 glycosylhydrolase, whose amino-acid sequence MSRKSFVKGANPYMPLWEHVPDGEPRVFTHNGEERVYVYGSHDTEKAEYCGRDYVVWSAPVTDLTDWKCHGTCYKAEDDSILYAPDVVKKGDTYYMYAAERKGSRIMVAKSDKPWGPFTNPVLTELGFDPGVLVDDDGRVYAYWGFCKSYCAELNEDMATIIPGTLRENPIPHCRAAWSPEDDAFGWESFFEASSPRKMFGKYVYIFSRRVNEPVPELGVYDDCNGFLSYMWSDWPLGGWQWGGDISFNGGEILTDAEGKGTMTFRWGNNHGSVMEVNGQWYVFYHRQTGLNEYSRQAMLEPVDAVLGKNGKVWIGKVDYLDGEPVASRPVEMTSQGPQVNGINAREWISAGYTCHMHGGQETAWIEPVYEQREDVSARVMNITDGLTLGFRYLQFGLNTPKSITVVMNTESKASISVRLDTPGGREIAWMEAEGGKVTVPLKSGVTGKHAVYFVFNLPEGKAEMDRFTFDD is encoded by the coding sequence ATGAGCCGGAAGTCGTTTGTAAAAGGTGCCAATCCCTATATGCCCCTGTGGGAGCATGTACCGGATGGAGAACCCCGTGTGTTTACCCATAACGGGGAAGAACGGGTATATGTATACGGTTCCCATGATACAGAAAAGGCAGAATACTGCGGCCGGGACTATGTGGTCTGGTCTGCACCGGTAACGGACCTGACAGACTGGAAGTGCCACGGAACCTGCTACAAGGCGGAGGATGACAGCATCCTCTATGCTCCGGACGTGGTGAAGAAGGGCGATACCTATTACATGTATGCCGCGGAGCGGAAGGGCTCCCGGATCATGGTAGCTAAGTCTGACAAGCCCTGGGGACCTTTTACGAATCCTGTCCTTACCGAGCTGGGCTTTGATCCCGGCGTCCTGGTGGACGACGACGGAAGGGTCTATGCCTACTGGGGCTTCTGCAAGTCCTACTGCGCGGAACTGAACGAGGATATGGCGACCATTATCCCGGGCACGCTGCGGGAGAATCCGATTCCGCACTGCCGGGCTGCCTGGTCTCCTGAAGATGACGCTTTCGGCTGGGAATCCTTCTTTGAAGCCTCCAGCCCGCGGAAGATGTTTGGCAAGTATGTATATATCTTCTCCCGCCGGGTGAACGAGCCTGTGCCGGAACTGGGCGTATACGACGACTGCAACGGCTTCCTGTCCTATATGTGGAGTGACTGGCCGCTGGGCGGCTGGCAGTGGGGCGGAGATATCAGCTTCAATGGCGGAGAGATCCTGACAGATGCGGAAGGGAAGGGAACCATGACCTTCCGCTGGGGCAATAACCATGGCTCCGTCATGGAAGTGAACGGGCAGTGGTACGTGTTCTATCACCGGCAGACCGGCCTGAACGAGTATTCCCGCCAGGCGATGCTGGAGCCTGTGGACGCGGTACTGGGCAAGAACGGAAAAGTCTGGATCGGCAAGGTGGATTACCTGGATGGTGAACCTGTCGCTTCCCGGCCTGTGGAAATGACTTCCCAGGGGCCGCAGGTCAACGGCATCAATGCCCGTGAATGGATATCTGCCGGATACACCTGTCATATGCACGGCGGTCAGGAGACCGCCTGGATTGAGCCTGTATATGAGCAGCGCGAGGATGTTTCCGCCAGGGTAATGAACATCACGGACGGCCTGACACTGGGCTTCCGTTATCTGCAGTTCGGCCTGAACACGCCGAAGAGTATTACTGTTGTGATGAACACAGAGTCAAAGGCTTCCATCAGCGTCCGCCTGGATACTCCCGGAGGACGGGAGATCGCCTGGATGGAAGCGGAAGGCGGGAAAGTGACTGTCCCGCTCAAGAGCGGCGTGACCGGAAAACACGCGGTTTACTTTGTGTTTAACCTGCCGGAAGGCAAGGCAGAAATGGACCGGTTCACGTTTGACGACTGA
- a CDS encoding phage terminase large subunit family protein, with protein sequence MNLLELGRDILNSFQPPSDESVSEWADHYRVIVGKSAPEPGPWHTDRAPYQKEIMDSFSQRGIHDIVVMSSAQMGKTDMLMNMMGRMMHLNPGPSLLVMPAEDDVQNFSKERLTPTIEATPVLNELTFGGKNSTITQINFNGGFISMTGAMSPGGLKSRPVENLFMDEVDGYPPSAGIEGDPVSLARKRTQNFAFAKRVFTSTPTIKATSRIYREFLRGTQEEWEPTCKHCGQHSKLVFEDICFEKQETAENEGIKEYEVTSARWQCPKCKKYMEEWEVKRTPAQWVAYNPKALKRGIRSFHLNAFLSPWADWKDECKKFLDAKDDPEMLKTFYNLELGIPFEFKDTTTIPEMLYMRREHYAAEVPNGVLVITIGIDTQDNRLEYEVKGWGRNEESWGLEYGILPGRADEPEVWEMVDELLDRKWHLENGRTMKAAVAFMDAGGHYWDDVVQQCYRRRHKHLYSIKGANKDTGALVRHTKGTGQEQNRFELNVSVGKRAVLHNAGVMEPGPRYMHFPDDDDRGYDEHYFRGLISEQVKLVKKNGVYVEKWVKTYTRNEALDVNNYARCAFKGFRIDLDACEQKLYGETKIQRADTSGRPRRPRGLVSAGIKI encoded by the coding sequence ATGAACCTTCTGGAACTTGGGCGGGATATCCTGAATAGTTTCCAGCCGCCCAGCGATGAAAGCGTGAGCGAATGGGCTGACCATTACCGGGTCATCGTCGGCAAAAGCGCGCCGGAACCCGGCCCATGGCATACAGACCGTGCGCCTTATCAGAAAGAAATCATGGACAGTTTCAGCCAGCGCGGTATACATGACATTGTAGTGATGTCCAGCGCGCAGATGGGCAAGACGGACATGCTGATGAACATGATGGGGCGCATGATGCACCTGAATCCCGGCCCGTCGCTGCTGGTTATGCCTGCCGAGGATGATGTGCAGAACTTCAGCAAAGAACGGCTGACGCCGACGATTGAGGCAACGCCGGTACTAAATGAACTGACCTTCGGCGGAAAAAACAGCACGATCACGCAGATCAACTTTAACGGCGGTTTTATCAGCATGACCGGTGCCATGAGTCCGGGCGGCCTGAAGTCCAGGCCGGTTGAGAACCTGTTCATGGATGAAGTGGACGGATACCCGCCATCAGCGGGCATTGAAGGCGACCCGGTGAGCCTGGCACGGAAACGTACACAGAATTTCGCTTTTGCCAAGCGGGTGTTCACCAGCACACCGACGATCAAGGCGACCAGCCGGATCTACCGGGAATTCCTGCGGGGGACACAGGAAGAATGGGAACCGACCTGCAAGCATTGCGGGCAGCACAGTAAGCTTGTTTTTGAGGATATCTGCTTTGAGAAGCAGGAGACCGCCGAGAATGAAGGGATAAAGGAATACGAGGTTACAAGCGCACGGTGGCAATGCCCAAAGTGTAAAAAGTACATGGAAGAATGGGAGGTTAAGCGCACACCGGCACAATGGGTTGCATACAACCCGAAGGCATTAAAACGCGGGATCCGATCCTTTCACCTGAATGCTTTTCTGTCGCCCTGGGCGGACTGGAAGGATGAATGCAAGAAATTTCTGGATGCAAAGGATGATCCGGAAATGCTCAAGACATTTTATAACCTTGAGCTGGGGATCCCATTTGAATTCAAGGACACGACAACCATTCCGGAAATGCTGTATATGCGCCGCGAACACTATGCGGCAGAAGTTCCGAACGGGGTGCTGGTGATCACCATCGGTATTGATACCCAGGATAACCGGCTGGAATATGAGGTCAAAGGCTGGGGACGGAACGAGGAAAGCTGGGGATTGGAATACGGCATTCTTCCCGGACGGGCAGATGAGCCGGAGGTCTGGGAAATGGTGGATGAGCTGCTGGACCGAAAGTGGCATCTGGAAAACGGGCGCACGATGAAAGCGGCGGTCGCCTTCATGGATGCCGGCGGCCACTATTGGGATGATGTGGTGCAGCAATGCTACAGGCGGAGGCACAAGCACCTGTATTCCATTAAGGGCGCGAATAAGGACACCGGCGCGCTTGTACGGCATACCAAGGGAACCGGGCAGGAACAGAACCGGTTTGAACTGAATGTTTCCGTCGGCAAGCGTGCAGTGTTGCATAACGCGGGCGTGATGGAGCCAGGGCCGCGGTATATGCACTTTCCGGATGACGATGACAGGGGATATGATGAACATTATTTCCGTGGACTGATCTCCGAACAGGTTAAGCTGGTGAAGAAGAACGGCGTATATGTTGAAAAGTGGGTCAAAACCTATACCCGGAACGAAGCACTGGACGTGAACAATTATGCCCGGTGCGCGTTCAAGGGATTCCGGATTGACCTGGATGCCTGTGAACAGAAACTATACGGTGAAACAAAAATCCAAAGGGCGGATACTTCCGGCAGACCGAGAAGGCCCAGGGGGCTGGTATCAGCCGGAATCAAGATTTAA
- a CDS encoding DUF262 domain-containing protein yields the protein MNGEKFTLMQYSVNAILGLIDAGQFVIPEIQRPFVWRRSQVRDLIDSLYNGYPTGYIITWKNPDVRTKDGKLSGGNHVLIDGQQRVTALMAAISGIEVMDDDFHKDRIKIAFNPLATDPTKRFEVQDVSHLKDKKWIPDIAELFKPEFKQRAFENAYAEANEGVDLDELSETLTKLKGIANRQVGVIELDHSLDIDEVTEIFIRINSKGTALSQSDFVMSKMAADTVHGGNMMRKVVDYFCHLAVKPEFYATVAKDTEFAQTPYAAKIKWLANDYEDIYDPDYGDMLRVAFMYSFSRGRMTDLVSLLSGRDFVTREFKEEIVEESYKKLNEGLMAFINEYNFEQFVLAIKGAGYKSSKLLTSQMTLNFGYMLYLKLLKDPTIANDQVKRYVQKWFVLTTLTGRYAGSPETTMSRDIRLIEEKGFISFFEEVERSALADTFWEVTLPQNLETISVNSPAFNTFLAAQINMNKNSLFMHGTMISDLLNISGDVHHIFPKAYLKKNGIVAKSRYNQVANYTYLDTQVNKAISDDAPIDYFSRAVQQCSTQEPTIGNITDLETLKRNIAENALPGEIISMTVADYDEFLNKRRHLMAKMIETYYKQL from the coding sequence GTGAATGGTGAAAAGTTTACACTGATGCAGTATTCCGTTAACGCAATTCTGGGCCTTATTGACGCAGGACAATTTGTCATACCGGAAATACAGCGTCCGTTTGTGTGGAGACGCAGCCAGGTGCGGGATCTGATCGACTCTCTGTATAATGGATATCCGACAGGGTATATCATTACCTGGAAAAACCCGGATGTCAGGACAAAAGACGGAAAACTGTCCGGTGGGAACCATGTTCTGATTGACGGACAGCAGCGGGTGACAGCACTTATGGCTGCGATATCCGGCATAGAGGTTATGGACGACGATTTCCATAAAGATCGGATTAAAATAGCATTTAATCCGCTGGCGACAGACCCGACCAAGCGTTTTGAGGTTCAGGACGTTTCTCACCTGAAAGACAAGAAATGGATCCCGGATATCGCGGAGCTTTTTAAACCGGAATTCAAGCAGAGAGCTTTTGAAAACGCCTATGCAGAGGCCAATGAGGGCGTAGATCTTGATGAACTGTCTGAAACACTGACTAAGCTTAAGGGGATCGCAAACCGGCAGGTTGGTGTGATTGAATTGGATCATTCCCTGGATATCGATGAGGTTACTGAAATCTTTATCCGCATCAACTCCAAGGGAACAGCCCTGAGTCAGTCTGACTTTGTTATGTCCAAGATGGCTGCAGATACCGTTCATGGCGGAAATATGATGCGCAAAGTAGTTGATTATTTCTGTCATCTGGCAGTAAAACCGGAATTCTATGCCACAGTGGCAAAAGACACGGAGTTTGCACAGACGCCCTATGCGGCTAAAATCAAATGGCTTGCCAATGATTATGAGGACATATACGATCCGGATTATGGCGATATGCTCCGAGTGGCCTTTATGTACAGCTTTAGCCGTGGCAGAATGACGGATCTGGTAAGCCTGCTGTCAGGACGTGATTTTGTCACAAGGGAATTCAAAGAAGAAATTGTTGAGGAATCATATAAAAAGCTGAATGAAGGCCTGATGGCGTTCATCAATGAATACAATTTTGAGCAGTTTGTGCTGGCCATCAAGGGCGCTGGTTATAAATCAAGCAAGCTGCTTACATCCCAGATGACGCTGAACTTTGGATATATGCTTTATCTGAAGCTGCTCAAGGATCCGACCATAGCAAACGATCAGGTGAAGCGCTATGTACAGAAATGGTTTGTATTAACCACTCTTACGGGTCGTTATGCCGGATCCCCTGAGACGACCATGAGCCGGGATATCCGCTTGATAGAGGAAAAAGGTTTTATCAGTTTCTTTGAAGAGGTTGAACGATCCGCGCTGGCAGATACCTTCTGGGAAGTAACGCTCCCGCAAAACCTGGAGACGATTTCTGTAAACAGTCCGGCGTTCAATACCTTCCTGGCCGCGCAGATCAACATGAACAAGAATTCTTTATTCATGCACGGAACTATGATTTCGGACCTGCTGAATATATCCGGCGATGTGCATCACATCTTCCCCAAAGCATACCTGAAAAAGAACGGTATTGTTGCCAAGAGCCGGTATAACCAGGTGGCAAATTATACATACCTGGATACACAGGTTAATAAAGCGATCAGTGATGACGCGCCTATTGATTATTTTTCCCGCGCGGTGCAGCAGTGCAGCACCCAAGAACCGACCATCGGTAATATTACTGATCTTGAGACATTGAAACGGAATATAGCGGAAAATGCTTTGCCAGGTGAGATTATCAGTATGACCGTTGCGGATTATGATGAATTCCTGAATAAACGCCGGCATCTGATGGCAAAGATGATTGAGACATATTATAAGCAGTTGTAA
- a CDS encoding DUF3102 domain-containing protein, whose translation MTLANTTKKEVSKIDSLAMEARALRTSIDLNMWQLARVFAEAKELVKHGEWERWLKDNADCSVRTAQAMVAAYKRFGGKPQLEDIGRSKAFKLLPLPEEAEEQFLKDHDVSAMSAREVEQAVKKAREEMQAQINQEHEARLAAERRAADAENRPPEIPEGMTQELENSRAEIERLKATGSAAMEEARRIAGENNQLKQEIRDQKAALEEQQEDLNRAQAELLNAKSAIAKGDAERVPSDQLTPEVFAGAVRQFIGTCARLPQMRVTFAAMDSQTKDEYSVLLETVEKWAKDSRKALETTGAEGTVI comes from the coding sequence ATGACACTAGCCAACACCACGAAAAAAGAAGTCAGCAAAATCGACAGCCTTGCCATGGAAGCCCGTGCGCTGCGCACGAGCATTGATCTGAACATGTGGCAGCTGGCCCGCGTGTTTGCGGAGGCCAAAGAGCTTGTGAAACACGGGGAATGGGAAAGGTGGCTGAAGGACAACGCGGATTGCAGCGTCCGGACGGCCCAGGCCATGGTGGCCGCCTATAAGCGTTTCGGCGGGAAACCGCAGCTGGAAGACATCGGACGGAGCAAGGCGTTCAAGCTGCTGCCGCTGCCGGAAGAAGCCGAGGAGCAATTTCTGAAAGACCATGATGTATCAGCTATGAGCGCCCGTGAAGTAGAACAGGCGGTTAAGAAAGCACGGGAGGAAATGCAGGCGCAGATCAACCAGGAACATGAAGCCCGGCTGGCCGCGGAAAGACGGGCGGCAGACGCGGAGAACAGACCGCCGGAGATCCCGGAGGGGATGACACAGGAGCTTGAAAACTCCCGGGCGGAGATTGAACGCCTGAAGGCAACCGGCAGCGCGGCCATGGAAGAAGCCCGCCGGATCGCCGGGGAGAACAACCAGCTGAAGCAGGAAATCCGGGATCAGAAAGCCGCCCTGGAGGAACAGCAGGAAGATCTGAACCGTGCCCAGGCGGAACTGCTGAATGCCAAGAGCGCGATTGCCAAGGGGGACGCGGAGCGTGTGCCATCGGATCAGCTGACGCCGGAAGTGTTTGCAGGAGCGGTGAGACAGTTTATCGGTACCTGCGCACGGCTGCCGCAAATGCGGGTGACTTTTGCTGCGATGGACAGTCAGACCAAGGACGAATACAGCGTTCTCCTGGAAACCGTGGAGAAGTGGGCGAAGGACAGCCGGAAAGCCTTGGAAACGACGGGCGCGGAAGGGACGGTGATCTGA
- a CDS encoding DnaD domain protein, with the protein MREHRRFIRYASDHKLTSAERLLWYALIEIFNEEAEGNVWTDDFIRISNNRVLMLCDPMGIDTMVRARNGLKQRGLIDFKPGSRNKENPAYKIKLFYPDGYTQNTINTGGNIQGNRGYNIPGNTGGNIPASMGSIYINPNRGYTQTERYVDDDDDVDDILAREEGGEDPIPNRAERATAITIGFRRAFGRAPYPVEINRLVVIGWRMQFSSDMVNKALETAAGHGAQRPVDYALSILGDWRENDVMQPHQVDEYQVEHRVETGDIWFGRSSEENDEARKEARRQRREENRKAGITPMFEVQEG; encoded by the coding sequence GTGCGTGAGCACAGGCGGTTTATTCGGTATGCGTCAGATCATAAGCTCACGTCCGCAGAACGCCTGCTCTGGTATGCCCTGATTGAGATTTTCAACGAGGAAGCAGAAGGCAATGTGTGGACTGACGATTTTATCCGCATCAGTAATAACCGAGTGCTCATGTTATGCGATCCCATGGGGATCGACACCATGGTGCGGGCAAGAAACGGGCTGAAACAGCGCGGCCTGATTGATTTCAAGCCCGGCAGCAGGAACAAGGAGAATCCGGCATACAAAATCAAGCTGTTTTATCCGGACGGTTATACGCAAAATACGATCAACACAGGGGGCAACATACAGGGCAACAGAGGGTACAACATACCCGGCAACACAGGGGGCAACATACCGGCCAGCATGGGGAGCATATATATAAACCCAAATAGGGGATATACGCAAACCGAAAGGTATGTTGACGATGATGATGACGTTGACGACATCCTCGCGCGCGAAGAAGGGGGAGAGGATCCAATCCCGAACCGGGCGGAGCGGGCAACGGCGATCACAATCGGATTCCGGCGGGCGTTCGGCAGAGCACCTTATCCCGTGGAAATCAACCGGTTGGTTGTTATCGGATGGCGGATGCAGTTTTCCAGCGACATGGTCAATAAAGCGCTGGAAACAGCGGCGGGGCATGGTGCGCAAAGACCCGTGGACTATGCCCTGTCCATCCTGGGCGATTGGCGAGAGAACGATGTGATGCAGCCGCACCAGGTAGACGAATACCAGGTTGAGCACCGTGTCGAAACAGGCGATATCTGGTTCGGGCGGAGCTCGGAGGAGAATGACGAAGCCCGGAAAGAAGCACGGCGGCAGAGGCGGGAGGAAAACCGGAAGGCCGGGATCACGCCGATGTTTGAAGTGCAGGAAGGATAA